A window of the Candidatus Binatia bacterium genome harbors these coding sequences:
- a CDS encoding nitronate monooxygenase family protein encodes MIKTRFTEQFGIQHPVVMGGMMGVGRARLVAAVANAGGLGFLTALTQPTPEALVEEVRRTREMTDKPFGVNLTILPTLRPVSYEAYAQAIVESGVKIVETAGRNPEPFLPGFKQAGIKVIHKCTSVRHSVKAEKIGCDAVSIDGFECAGHPGEDDVPGLVLIPCTADQVRVPLIASGGFGDARGLVAALALGADAINMGTRFLATKEADVHENVKRKLVEATERDTALVFRKFRNTARIFKNSVADQVVQIESKPDSKFEDIAPLVAGERGRKVFEEGNLDAGVWSAGMVTGLIHDIPSCDELVRRIVSEAAEIIHKRLDTMAVG; translated from the coding sequence ATGATCAAGACGAGGTTCACGGAACAGTTCGGAATCCAGCACCCGGTGGTAATGGGCGGCATGATGGGCGTCGGACGTGCGCGGCTGGTGGCCGCCGTGGCCAATGCCGGCGGGCTCGGGTTCCTGACGGCGCTCACCCAGCCAACCCCCGAAGCACTGGTCGAGGAGGTCCGACGCACCCGCGAGATGACCGACAAGCCCTTCGGAGTGAACCTGACGATCCTACCCACGCTCCGCCCCGTGTCCTACGAGGCATACGCACAAGCAATCGTGGAGTCCGGTGTGAAGATCGTCGAGACGGCGGGACGCAATCCGGAGCCGTTCTTGCCAGGGTTCAAGCAGGCCGGGATCAAGGTCATCCACAAGTGCACGTCGGTGCGGCACAGCGTGAAGGCGGAGAAGATCGGTTGTGATGCCGTCAGCATCGACGGATTCGAGTGCGCGGGACACCCGGGCGAAGACGACGTCCCGGGCCTGGTGCTGATCCCCTGCACCGCGGATCAGGTACGGGTGCCGCTCATCGCCTCGGGCGGATTCGGCGACGCCCGCGGCTTGGTGGCGGCGCTCGCGCTCGGCGCCGATGCGATCAACATGGGCACGCGCTTTTTGGCGACCAAGGAGGCCGACGTCCACGAGAACGTGAAGCGCAAGCTGGTCGAAGCCACCGAGCGCGACACCGCGCTGGTCTTCCGCAAGTTCCGCAACACGGCCCGGATCTTCAAGAACAGCGTGGCGGACCAGGTCGTGCAAATCGAGAGCAAGCCCGACTCGAAGTTCGAGGACATCGCGCCGCTCGTTGCCGGCGAGCGCGGCCGCAAAGTGTTCGAGGAAGGCAACCTCGATGCCGGTGTCTGGTCCGCGGGGATGGTGACGGGCCTCATCCACGACATACCGAGCTGCGACGAGCTCGTGCGGCGGATCGTCTCCGAGGCGGCCGAGATCATCCACAAGCGGCTGGACACGATGGCAGTCGGCTGA